The following coding sequences lie in one Candidatus Thermoplasmatota archaeon genomic window:
- a CDS encoding metal-sulfur cluster assembly factor: MVTEEEVLKALEECYDPEIPVNIVDLGLVYGVEVSGSKVLVKMTLTDPGCPMHSMISDDAKNAVERIEGVEMAEVEIVWEPLWTPERMSPEAKKKLGMS; the protein is encoded by the coding sequence ATGGTCACAGAAGAAGAGGTCCTGAAGGCCCTTGAAGAGTGCTATGACCCGGAGATCCCTGTGAACATAGTGGATCTGGGACTTGTGTACGGCGTTGAGGTAAGCGGCAGCAAGGTGCTCGTGAAGATGACGCTGACCGATCCCGGCTGCCCCATGCACAGCATGATCTCAGATGACGCGAAGAACGCGGTCGAGCGGATCGAGGGCGTCGAGATGGCTGAAGTCGAGATTGTCTGGGAGCCTCTGTGGACCCCAGAAAGGATGTCACCAGAGGCAAAGAAAAAGCTCGGGATGTCATAG